In Musa acuminata AAA Group cultivar baxijiao chromosome BXJ3-9, Cavendish_Baxijiao_AAA, whole genome shotgun sequence, a single genomic region encodes these proteins:
- the LOC135648670 gene encoding disease resistance protein Pik-2-like, with amino-acid sequence MEAFAMGFAEGVTTSLLGKLGNILAEEAGLLAGVEDDIQYIMEELKSMDSFLAVLSSSLDHNKQVKAWMDQVRDLAYDAEDCVDMFRHRLRRPRHQHPLAGVLLRTVRLLRTLEARHSIATDLRKLKLRARDVSERRARYALGIGPSPGGARSFSSSTASSSSGLLRRCASFVKEVGHMGMDHYKRKIVGRLMEENDPQLKVISIVGIGGLGKTTLAKMVYQSSAVTGGYFQARAWIEMPRCFKIEPLLRNMIRQFSSRGQQILDILGVDPMNPGAKMERVLEQHLDKMGETQLVTAMVDYLKDKRYVIVLDDMWTVHAWDHIKSALPSSTNGSWIIVTTRNEAVPNACGSSSHCFIYNISPLTPKLSNKLFCERAFPGPIATCPRGMKNLTEDMVKNCSGIPLSIVTVAGLIAAKPDMTPVDWQNLQNHLPFRPKTNIIPEKIKRILLLCYIDLPHHLRPCFLYLTVFPKDYDVERKRLVRRWVAEGLVSGSRGMSAEEAAEGYFIELINRRLIQPSKITGDGKVKTCRVHDIMLEVIDSITSEENFVTVLHEHSTPMLHGKIRRLSLHGMITQIHGVRVSHVRSLTVFGDGIPFHNYGKMRLLRVLDLQGCKGLRHNHLKNISQLFLLSFLSLRNTSVEKLPDSIGDLQNLQTLDIRGTGIKKFPGAAVKLKKLAYLLAGTKFHFEANRVEFSGSWSYESLTMPTGVGKMKGLRKLGLITVTNSIVLRQIGKLTQLQKLSIDFTVRNGRTDVHIFPEDTRRTEHFVELLSKLDSCLRSLTILDNSNGLGQILNNLHRPPVLLHNIYLVGFIQTLPDWFASLNRIVKITLRFTFLLRDAVQVLKILPALTQLVLGFNSLDECDEQLVFDCNGFKGLKLLHLESVDVRFEEGALPNIQWLKLIGYFGNQSISGMQHLHSLKEIYLDIRNQQLQEMLRTTARVHLNRSKFVIA; translated from the coding sequence ATGGAAGCCTTTGCTATGGGGTTCGCGGAGGGCGTCACTACGTCCCTCTTAGGGAAGCTAGGAAACATCCTGGCAGAAGAAGCAGGATTGCTTGCAGGCGTCGAAGATGACATACAGTACATAATGGAAGAGCTCAAGAGCATGGACTCCTTCCTGGCCGTCCTGTCTTCCTCGTTGGATCATAACAAGCAAGTGAAAGCATGGATGGATCAAGTTAGAGATTTGGCTTACGATGCCGAGGATTGCGTTGACATGTTCCGACATCGTCTCCGGAGGCctcgccaccagcatccactggcAGGCGTGCTCCTCCGTACTGTTCGCTTGCTGAGGACACTCGAAGCACGTCACTCTATCGCAACTGACCTGCGCAAGCTAAAGCTCCGCGCTCGCGATGTGAGCGAGAGGCGTGCACGCTACGCCCTCGGAATTGGCCCTTCTCCGGGAGGCGCAAGAAGTTTCAGCTCAAGTACTGCCTCCAGCTCTTCTGGTCTTCTTCGACGTTGTGCTTCTTTTGTGAAGGAAGTTGGACACATGGGCATGGATCATTACAAGCGTAAGATTGTTGGGCGGCTAATGGAGGAGAACGATCCCCAACTCAAGGTAATTTCTATCGTCGGCATTGGTGGATTGGGCAAGACGACTCTGGCAAAGATGGTATATCAAAGCTCGGCCGTCACCGGCGGCTACTTCCAAGCCCGCGCATGGATTGAGATGCCACGATGTTTCAAGATCGAGCCACTTCTCCGAAACATGATTCGACAATTCTCCTCCAGGGGTCAGCAGATCCTAGATATCTTGGGGGTTGATCCCATGAATCCGGGAGCGAAAATGGAGCGAGTTCTGGAGCAACATCTGGACAAGATGGGAGAGACGCAACTGGTGACGGCGATGGTGGATTATCTCAAGGACAAGAGGTATGTGATTGTTCTTGATGACATGTGGACTGTCCATGCATGGGATCATATCAAGTCTGCATTACCTTCCAGTACTAATGGTAGTTGGATCATCGTGACAACCCGCAATGAGGCGGTGCCAAAtgcctgtggctcttcttcccatTGTTTCATCTATAACATCTCACCCCTCACGCCTAAGCTGTCAAACAAGCTGTTCTGCGAAAGAGCATTTCCTGGCCCCATCGCTACTTGTCCTCGAGGTATGAAAAATCTTACGGAAGATATGGTGAAAAATTGTAGTGGAATTCCATTGTCCATTGTCActgtagctggtcttatagctgctaagCCTGATATGACGCCGGTGGACTGGCAAAACTTGCAAAACCATCTTCCTTTCCGTCCGAAGACCAATATCATTCCGGAGAAAATAAAACGTATACTGCTTCTATGTTACATCGATTTGCCTCATCATCTCAGGCCCTGCTTCTTGTACCTCACTGTTTTTCCCAAAGATTATGACGTTGAACGGAAGCGTTTGGTGAGAAGATGGGTGGCTGAAGGTCTCGTGAGTGGAAGCCGTGGCATGTCCGCCGAGGAGGCTGCGGAGGGCTACTTTATCGAGTTGATCAATCGCAGGTTAATCCAGCCATCAAAGATCACCGGTGACGGGAAGGTGAAAACTTGTCGAGTCCATGACATCATGCTGGAGGTAATCGACTCCATAACTTCCGAGGAGAACTTCGTTACGGTGCTTCACGAGCATTCCACGCCGATGCTACATGGTAAGATTAGGCGGTTGTCACTCCATGGCATGATCACCCAAATACATGGTGTCCGCGTATCCCACGTCCGGTCGCTCACCGTGTTTGGTGACGGCATACCATTCCACAACTATGGAAAGATGAGACTACTGAGGGTGTTGGACTTGCAAGGATGCAAGGGTCTCCGTCACAATCACCTCAAGAACATCTCCCAGTTGTTTCTTTTGAGCTTCCTATCTCTGAGAAACACTTCTGTAGAGAAGTTGCCAGATTCGATCGGAGATCTGCAGAACCTGCAGACTCTGGACATCAGAGGAACAGGCATCAAGAAGTTCCCCGGTGCGGCTGTCAAACTCAAGAAGTTGGCCTATCTTCTGGCGGGCACCAAATTCCATTTTGAAGCTAACAGAGTCGAGTTTTCCGGCAGTTGGTCCTATGAGAGTTTGACGATGCCGACAGGTGTAGGGAAGATGAAAGGGCTGCGAAAGTTGGGACTAATAACTGTTACCAACTCGATTGTGCTGCGGCAGATAGGTAAGTTAACACAGCTTCAGAAGCTAAGTATCGATTTTACTGTGAGAAACGGACGTACGGACGTTCATATCTTTCCTGAAGACACCCGAAGAACAGAGCACTTCGTCGAATTGCTTTCGAAGCTCGACAGTTGCCTTCGTTCCttaaccattctcgacaatagcaaTGGCCTGGGTCAGATTCTAAACAACCTACATAGACCACCCGTGCTCCTCCATAACATATATCTCGTGGGTTTTATCCAAACTTTGCCGGACTGGTTCGCATCACTTAACCGGATTGTGAAGATAACACTACGGTTCACATTCCTATTGCGAGATGCTGTCCAAGTCTTGAAAATTCTTCCGGCACTTACCCAGCTAGTACTTGGATTTAATTCACTCGACGAATGCGACGAACAACTTGTCTTCGACTGCAATGGATTTAAAGGCTTGAAGTTACTGCACTTGGAATCCGTGGACGTGAGATTCGAAGAAGGGGCACTGCCAAATATCCAGTGGTTGAAATTGATCGGCTACTTCGGTAACCAAAGCATCTCAGGGATGCAACATCTCCATAGTCTCAAGGAAATTTACCTTGATATCCGTAATCAGCAACTCCAGGAAATGCTTAGAACAACGGCAAGAGTACATCTGAACCGCTCCAAATTTGTGATAGCGTAA
- the LOC135649035 gene encoding uncharacterized protein LOC135649035, with the protein MQLMPGARPHRPTAGGPVHPRRLCLAIRAVRTGHTRTSPTRIRAAEVHHRRSGLLYQSIVIDNGPQFAGRRFQEFCAKHKIQLRFSSVAYPQANGLAEVTNRSIIDGLKRRVSAARSAWIDELPSVLWALRTTPKTPTGESPYSLTFGTEAVLPSEVAVPTPRTAGYGEEASGEGLRSNLDLLEERRADAYRKTLSYKRAVARVYNRRV; encoded by the exons ATGCAGCTCatgccaggagcacgcccgcaccgcccgacggccggcggtcctgttcacccccGTCGATTGTGcttggccattcgcgcagtgAGGACTGGACATACTCGGACCTCTCCCACCCGCATCCGggcagcggaagtacatcatcgtaggagtggactactttaccag TCCATCGTCATCGACAatggacctcagttcgccggcaggaggttccaagagttttgcgccaagcacaagattcagctgaggttcagctcggtggcttacccccaggcgaacggactagctgaagtaaccaaccggtccatcaTCGACGGTCTCAAGAGAAGAGTGTCCGCTGCCCGATCGGCctggatcgacgagctcccgagcgtcctaTGGGCGCTGCGCACTACCCCTAAGACCCCAACGGGGGAGTCTCCCtacagcctcacgttcgggaccgaggctGTATTACCATCCGAAGTAGCTGTCCCGACTCCGCGGACAGCAGGCTACGGCGAAGAAGCCTCGGGTGAAGGGCTCCGATCCAACCTGGATTTGCTCGAAGAAAGACGGGCCGACGCGTACCGGAAAaccctttcttacaaaagagccgtagcgagggtctacaaccggaggGTATGA